Proteins co-encoded in one Pelobates fuscus isolate aPelFus1 chromosome 5, aPelFus1.pri, whole genome shotgun sequence genomic window:
- the ENC1 gene encoding ectoderm-neural cortex protein 1 isoform X1 has product MIPSELRVSLTSPTFPDQNSRVKMSVSIHENRKSRASTGSMNIYLFHKSSYADNVLTHLNLLRQQCLFTDVLLLAGNRSFPCHRAVLAACSRYFEAMFSGGLKESQANEVNFHSAIHPEVLELLLDYAYSSRVIINEENAESLLEAGDMLEFQDIRDACAEFLEKNLYPTNCLGMLQLSDAHQCTKLYELSWRMCLSNFQTICKTEDFLQLPKAIVIQLLSHEELETEDERMVYESAMNWINYDLNKRHCYLSELLQTVRLALLPAIYLMENVAMEELIIKQKSSKELVEEAIRCKLKILQNDGVVTSLCAKPRKTGHALFLLGGQTFMCDKLYLVDQKAKEIIPKADIPSPRKEFSACAIGCKVYITGGRGSENGVSKDVWVYDTLHEEWSKAAPMLVARFGHGSAELKHCLYVVGGHTAATGCLPASPSVSLKQVEQYDPATNKWTMVAPLREGVSNAAVVSAKLKLFAFGGTSVSHDKLPKVQCYDPSENRWSVPATCPQPWRYTAAAVLGNQIFIMGGDTEFSACSAYKFNSETYQWTKAGDVTAKRMSCHAVASGNKLFVVGGYFGIQRCKTLDCYDPTLDVWNSITTVPYSLIPTAFVSTWKHLPS; this is encoded by the coding sequence GAGTGAAAATGTCAGTCAGCATACATGAAAACCGGAAGTCCAGGGCCAGTACTGGCTCAATGAACATATACCTGTTTCACAAGTCTTCATATGCAGACAATGTCCTTACTCACCTCAACTTACTACGCCAGCAATGTCTCTTCACAGATGTCTTACTGCTGGCAGGAAACAGGTCCTTCCCTTGCCACCGTGCTGTCCTTGCCGCTTGCAGTCGCTACTTCGAAGCCATGTTCAGTGGTGGACTTAAAGAGAGTCAAGCCAATGAGGTGAATTTTCACAGTGCCATCCATCCCGAGGTTCTGGAACTTCTCTTGGATTATGCTTACTCATCAAGAGTCATCATCAATGAAGAGAATGCAGAGTCTCTCCTTGAAGCTGGGGATATGTTAGAATTTCAGGACATCAGAGATGCTTGTGCAGAGTTTTTGGAGAAGAACCTTTACCCTACCAACTGCTTAGGGATGCTGCAACTTTCCGATGCTCATCAGTGCACTAAGCTTTACGAACTGTCTTGGAGAATGTGTCTTTCTAATTTCCAAACCATCTGTAAAACAGAAGACTTTCTCCAGCTCCCTAAAGCAATTGTGATACAGCTGTTGTCCCATGAAGAGTTGGAAACCGAAGACGAGCGAATGGTCTATGAATCTGCTATGAACTGGATAAACTATGACCTAAACAAGAGACACTGTTATTTATCCGAATTGTTGCAAACTGTACGATTAGCTCTGCTACCTGCTATCTATCTCATGGAGAATGTAGCTATGGAGGAACTTATCATCAAACAGAAAAGTAGCAAGGAGCTAGTAGAAGAAGCCATCCGGTGCAAGCTTAAAATATTGCAAAATGATGGTGTAGTCACAAGCCTGTGCGCAAAACCCCGTAAAACTGGTCATGCCCTGTTTCTCCTTGGTGGACAGACTTTCATGTGCGATAAACTTTACCTCGTAGATCAAAAGGCAAAAGAGATTATACCCAAAGCCGACATACCAAGCCCTCGAAAAGAATTCAGTGCTTGTGCAATTGGCTGTAAAGTCTACATCACTGGTGGAAGAGGTTCTGAGAATGGCGTTTCAAAAGACGTTTGGGTGTACGATACACTCCATGAGGAGTGGTCAAAGGCTGCTCCCATGCTTGTAGCACGGTTTGGACACGGTTCTGCAGAACTTAAGCACTGTTTGTATGTAGTAGGTGGACAcacagcagccactggctgcCTTCCCGCTTCCCCTTCGGTGTCTTTAAAACAAGTGGAACAATATGACCCAGCAACCAACAAATGGACCATGGTTGCTCCTCTTCGGGAAGGTGTGAGCAATGCAGCTGTAGTCAGTGCAAAACTCAAACTGTTTGCTTTTGGAGGGACTAGTGTAAGCCATGATAAATTGCCCAAGGTTCAGTGTTATGATCCATCCGAGAACAGATGGTCAGTACCAGCCACATGCCCTCAGCCGTGGCGATACACAGCAGCAGCTGTTCTGGGAAATCAGATTTTTATCATGGGTGGAGATACAGAGTTCTCAGCCTGTTCAGCTTACAAATTTAACAGTGAAACGTATCAGTGGACTAAGGCTGGAGATGTGACAGCCAAAAGAATGAGCTGTCATGCTGTAGCATCTGGTAATAAACTGTTTGTTGTTGGTGGCTATTTTGGGATTCAGAGGTGCAAAACTCTGGACTGTTACGACCCAACCCTTGATGTGTGGAACAGCATAACTACAGTACCTTACTCCCTAATCCCCACAGCATTTGTCAGCACTTGGAAACATCTGCCGTCTTAA
- the ENC1 gene encoding ectoderm-neural cortex protein 1 isoform X2 — protein sequence MSVSIHENRKSRASTGSMNIYLFHKSSYADNVLTHLNLLRQQCLFTDVLLLAGNRSFPCHRAVLAACSRYFEAMFSGGLKESQANEVNFHSAIHPEVLELLLDYAYSSRVIINEENAESLLEAGDMLEFQDIRDACAEFLEKNLYPTNCLGMLQLSDAHQCTKLYELSWRMCLSNFQTICKTEDFLQLPKAIVIQLLSHEELETEDERMVYESAMNWINYDLNKRHCYLSELLQTVRLALLPAIYLMENVAMEELIIKQKSSKELVEEAIRCKLKILQNDGVVTSLCAKPRKTGHALFLLGGQTFMCDKLYLVDQKAKEIIPKADIPSPRKEFSACAIGCKVYITGGRGSENGVSKDVWVYDTLHEEWSKAAPMLVARFGHGSAELKHCLYVVGGHTAATGCLPASPSVSLKQVEQYDPATNKWTMVAPLREGVSNAAVVSAKLKLFAFGGTSVSHDKLPKVQCYDPSENRWSVPATCPQPWRYTAAAVLGNQIFIMGGDTEFSACSAYKFNSETYQWTKAGDVTAKRMSCHAVASGNKLFVVGGYFGIQRCKTLDCYDPTLDVWNSITTVPYSLIPTAFVSTWKHLPS from the coding sequence ATGTCAGTCAGCATACATGAAAACCGGAAGTCCAGGGCCAGTACTGGCTCAATGAACATATACCTGTTTCACAAGTCTTCATATGCAGACAATGTCCTTACTCACCTCAACTTACTACGCCAGCAATGTCTCTTCACAGATGTCTTACTGCTGGCAGGAAACAGGTCCTTCCCTTGCCACCGTGCTGTCCTTGCCGCTTGCAGTCGCTACTTCGAAGCCATGTTCAGTGGTGGACTTAAAGAGAGTCAAGCCAATGAGGTGAATTTTCACAGTGCCATCCATCCCGAGGTTCTGGAACTTCTCTTGGATTATGCTTACTCATCAAGAGTCATCATCAATGAAGAGAATGCAGAGTCTCTCCTTGAAGCTGGGGATATGTTAGAATTTCAGGACATCAGAGATGCTTGTGCAGAGTTTTTGGAGAAGAACCTTTACCCTACCAACTGCTTAGGGATGCTGCAACTTTCCGATGCTCATCAGTGCACTAAGCTTTACGAACTGTCTTGGAGAATGTGTCTTTCTAATTTCCAAACCATCTGTAAAACAGAAGACTTTCTCCAGCTCCCTAAAGCAATTGTGATACAGCTGTTGTCCCATGAAGAGTTGGAAACCGAAGACGAGCGAATGGTCTATGAATCTGCTATGAACTGGATAAACTATGACCTAAACAAGAGACACTGTTATTTATCCGAATTGTTGCAAACTGTACGATTAGCTCTGCTACCTGCTATCTATCTCATGGAGAATGTAGCTATGGAGGAACTTATCATCAAACAGAAAAGTAGCAAGGAGCTAGTAGAAGAAGCCATCCGGTGCAAGCTTAAAATATTGCAAAATGATGGTGTAGTCACAAGCCTGTGCGCAAAACCCCGTAAAACTGGTCATGCCCTGTTTCTCCTTGGTGGACAGACTTTCATGTGCGATAAACTTTACCTCGTAGATCAAAAGGCAAAAGAGATTATACCCAAAGCCGACATACCAAGCCCTCGAAAAGAATTCAGTGCTTGTGCAATTGGCTGTAAAGTCTACATCACTGGTGGAAGAGGTTCTGAGAATGGCGTTTCAAAAGACGTTTGGGTGTACGATACACTCCATGAGGAGTGGTCAAAGGCTGCTCCCATGCTTGTAGCACGGTTTGGACACGGTTCTGCAGAACTTAAGCACTGTTTGTATGTAGTAGGTGGACAcacagcagccactggctgcCTTCCCGCTTCCCCTTCGGTGTCTTTAAAACAAGTGGAACAATATGACCCAGCAACCAACAAATGGACCATGGTTGCTCCTCTTCGGGAAGGTGTGAGCAATGCAGCTGTAGTCAGTGCAAAACTCAAACTGTTTGCTTTTGGAGGGACTAGTGTAAGCCATGATAAATTGCCCAAGGTTCAGTGTTATGATCCATCCGAGAACAGATGGTCAGTACCAGCCACATGCCCTCAGCCGTGGCGATACACAGCAGCAGCTGTTCTGGGAAATCAGATTTTTATCATGGGTGGAGATACAGAGTTCTCAGCCTGTTCAGCTTACAAATTTAACAGTGAAACGTATCAGTGGACTAAGGCTGGAGATGTGACAGCCAAAAGAATGAGCTGTCATGCTGTAGCATCTGGTAATAAACTGTTTGTTGTTGGTGGCTATTTTGGGATTCAGAGGTGCAAAACTCTGGACTGTTACGACCCAACCCTTGATGTGTGGAACAGCATAACTACAGTACCTTACTCCCTAATCCCCACAGCATTTGTCAGCACTTGGAAACATCTGCCGTCTTAA